CGTTGTGGAGCTGCAGGGCACCGTCGGCGCGAGCGTGGCAATCGACCGTAAGAAAGGCTTTGCGGAAGCCATCGCCAAAGCGCCAAACATCAAAATCATCCGTTCTCAGTCCGGTGACTTTACCCGCAGCAAAGGTAAAGAGGTTATGGAGAGCTTCATCAAGGCTGAGAACAACGGCAAAAATATCTGCATGGTTTACGCCCATAACGACGACATGGTGATCGGTGCGATTCAGGCGATCAAAGAAGCGGGCCTGAAACCGGGCAAAGATATCCTCACCGGCTCTATCGACGGCGTGCCGGATATCTATAAAGCGATGATCGACGGCGAAGCGAACGCCAGCGTCGAGCTAACGCCAAACATGGCCGGTCCGGCGTTTGATGCTCTTGAGAAATTCAAGAAAGACGGCACCAAACCTGAACAGCTGACCATCACTAAATCTACCCTCTACCTGCCAGACACGGCGAAAGAAGAGTTAGAGAAGAAGAAAAACATGGGCTACTAAGGCCTCTCAGCCAGGAAAAATGCCGGGTGGCGCTGCGCTTACCCGGCCTACATTACGCATTTTTGTAGGCCGGATAAGCGTAGCGCCATCCGGCGTGATGCAGGGGGAATCATGACTCAAGAACAACACCAGGAAATCCTCCGAACCGAAGGATTAAGCAAATTCTTCCCCGGCGTGAAAGCGCTGGATAACGTTGATTTCAGCCTGCGTCGCGGTGAAATTATGGCGCTGCTCGGTGAAAATGGCGCCGGGAAATCGACGCTGATCAAAGCGTTAACCGGCGTGTACCACGCCGATCGCGGCACCATTTTTCTTGAAGGCAACGCCATCTCCCCGAAAAATACCGCGCACGCTCAGCAACTGGGCATCGGGACGGTTTACCAGGAAGTAAACCTGCTGCCAAACATGTCGGTGGCGGATAATCTGTTTATTGGTCGTGAGCCGCGTCGCTTCGGCCTGCTGCGCCGAAAAGAGATGGAGGCGCGCGCCACCAAACTGATGGAATCCTACGGTTTTTCCCTCGACGTGCGCGAGCCGCTGAACCGCTTTTCGGTGGCGATGCAGCAGATTGTCGCCATTTGCCGGGCGATCGATCTCTCTGCCAAAGTGCTGATCCTCGACGAACCCACCGCCAGCCTCGATACCCAGGAAGTGGAAATGCTGTTTACCCTGATGCGCCAGTTGCGCGATCAGGGCGTTAGTCTGATTTTCGTCACCCACTTCCTCGATCAGGTTTATCAGGTCAGCGATCGCATTACGGTTCTGCGCAACGGCAGTTTTGTCGGCTGTCGCGAAACCCGCGAGCTGCCGCAGATCGAGCTGGTCAAAATGATGCTGGGCCGCGAGCTGGACACCCATGCGCTCCAGCGGGCGGGCCGGACTCTGTTGAGCGACAAACCCGTCGCCGCGTTCAAAGATTTTGGCAAAAAAGGCATCATCACCCCGTTCAACCTGGAGGTGCGCCCAGGCGAAATCGTCGGTCTGGCGGGTCTGTTAGGATCGGGACGTACTGAAACCGCCGAGGTGATCTTTGGCATCAAACCAGCCGACAGCGGCAGTGCGACGATTAAAGGCAAACCGCAAACGTTGAGTTCGCCGCATCGGGCCTCCTGTCTGGGAATTGGTTTTTGTCCGGAAGACCGCAAAACCGACGGCATCATTGCCGCCGCCTCGGTGCGCGAAAATATCGTGCTGGCGTTACAGGCCCAGCGCGGCTGGCTGCGGCCAATCCCTAAGCGCGAGCAGGTCGCCATTGCCGAGCGTTTTATTCGCCAGC
Above is a window of Lelliottia jeotgali DNA encoding:
- a CDS encoding ABC transporter periplasmic-binding protein ytfQ, translated to MWKRLLLVTAVSAAMSSMAMAAPLTVGFSQVGSESGWRAAETNVAKSEAQKRGITLKIADGQQKQENQIKAVRSFIAQGVDAIFIAPVVATGWEPVLKEAKDAEIPVFLLDRSIDVKDKSLYMTTVTANNVLEGQLIGDWLIKQVDGKPCNVVELQGTVGASVAIDRKKGFAEAIAKAPNIKIIRSQSGDFTRSKGKEVMESFIKAENNGKNICMVYAHNDDMVIGAIQAIKEAGLKPGKDILTGSIDGVPDIYKAMIDGEANASVELTPNMAGPAFDALEKFKKDGTKPEQLTITKSTLYLPDTAKEELEKKKNMGY
- a CDS encoding sugar ABC transport system, ATP-binding protein YtfR, translating into MTQEQHQEILRTEGLSKFFPGVKALDNVDFSLRRGEIMALLGENGAGKSTLIKALTGVYHADRGTIFLEGNAISPKNTAHAQQLGIGTVYQEVNLLPNMSVADNLFIGREPRRFGLLRRKEMEARATKLMESYGFSLDVREPLNRFSVAMQQIVAICRAIDLSAKVLILDEPTASLDTQEVEMLFTLMRQLRDQGVSLIFVTHFLDQVYQVSDRITVLRNGSFVGCRETRELPQIELVKMMLGRELDTHALQRAGRTLLSDKPVAAFKDFGKKGIITPFNLEVRPGEIVGLAGLLGSGRTETAEVIFGIKPADSGSATIKGKPQTLSSPHRASCLGIGFCPEDRKTDGIIAAASVRENIVLALQAQRGWLRPIPKREQVAIAERFIRQLGIRTPSTEQPIEFLSGGNQQKVLLSRWLLTKPQFLILDEPTRGIDVGAHAEIIRLIETLCADGLALLVISSELEELVGYADRVIIMRDRKQVAEIPLDELSVPAIMNAIAA